Below is a genomic region from Anoplolepis gracilipes chromosome 1, ASM4749672v1, whole genome shotgun sequence.
AATACATTATTGAAAAGGAGAGCAATATACCACTTCGAATTATGGTTTGGTGGTaagtttttattgtttatacacacgtacatatacacgcgcacacgcacgcacacacacacaaaatgacaatttataacttaatattatattattaataggaaagaaattttaataatattaattgcaaccATCATTTTATGGAActctatacaatatttattaaatggaaCAATTACTACTATGGATGCTGTCCATCTGGTAAGTGAATCTAtgattttttactaaatatagaTTCAATTGAATCTTTCggctgtttttcttttttatttcgatattaattttttatttattttctctttgcttTATATAGagctattttaaataagcatTAAATTTCAGCCTTTGATAATAGAAAGACATATAGAAACCAAAAGACATGATTCAGCTAATGATGACAGTGAGAAtgcaagtaattttaaatcgcGTTATTTAATGGACTTTGAGCCAGTTGATTGCTTAGGAAAAGGAGGCTATGGTGTTGTCTTTGAagccaaaaataaaattgatgattGCAATTATGCTATCAAGAGAATTGGTTTGCCAAATAGGTcagtttttaatgaattatttttttgtcataagcagtacatattattaaatcaaatttaaatagtacagtttttttttttatctaaaaaaagaaaactgcaAAACTTTGAAATCTCTCCAGTAtacaaatttgtataaatataaaaaatataaatatgattaataaatatataataaaatatgtattattaaataataacaattatattaagataagaccgaaaaatattaagcaaataaataagtagttaattttttttgggaatataaagattgtaaaaaaattttgatataaatatttatgtaaatgtcTATAACGGTTttcaattttgcattataataattatattaccgtaattatatttctgacagcatttaaaaaataataattgaacattttttattgtattgatGTGTTTAACaatatgttttattgtttaaaattataaaactatgattttttaataatgcaatttatGAATTCTCCTATATGTGCAAAGTAATGTAATTAGCACCTACATAGTTGCACTTATAAATAAGTGATACATTTATaagagtataattttaattaagcaagaatttcataaaagaaatgttatatttcaGCCAAGATTCAAGAGAACGTGTAATGAGAGAAGTAAAAGCGTTAGCTAAGTTAGATCACCACAATATTGTAAGATACTTCAATGCTTGGCTGGAGTGCCCTCCAAGTGGGTGGCAAGAAGAACATGATCAACAATGGGTTAAGCAAAAATTTTCGTCTTCTACATTCCCTTCGGAAGCAACTCAGACTGAAACAAAACCTAATGATTCTGTCTCCATTGATATTTCTCAAACCAATCTTTCTTCTGTAGACAGTGCCTGTAAAgctttcaaattaaataatatagacgATTTAGACGATTCATTTATCGTATTTGAAAAGTCAGATGAGAAGCATCATAATAACGATGCAATTTGTATTAATCATCGTAGTACCGATTGTAGTTCGGACTTATCTTTTTCAAGTAATGAACCTGAAAaggaattaaatatgaattatagcAGTCATTCCGAAAGCATTGTATTTGAGGAGactgataataatattgtggtagaagagaaaaaacaCAAACGTCAAAAGTCGTTTTCTctaaatttgcataataaatcaaatagcCACAAATCAGCAAAAATGTTCCTATATATACAGATGCAACTGTGCCAAAGACTCAGTCTCAGAGAATGGCTGAAGCAGCATACAATAAGAGATTCCGTTcgagtattaaatatttttcaacaaatagtAGATGCTGTAGAATATGTGCATTTGCAAGGGTTAATTCATCGAGATTTAAAGGTAATCTTGATTTGAGATGAATGATATAAatctgtttaataatattttattttataataaaatttgtttttttttttatagccatcaaatatatttttcgcttttgatgataaaataaagattggcGATTTTGGCCTTGTAACGGCAATGACTGAGAGCTCTGATGGAGCTCATACACCTGCAGCTGAGAATGAGAATGtcactttaaaaaatagtgtACATACTGCCCATGTTGGCACACACTTATATATGTCACCAGAACAAATGAACGGCCAAATGTACAATTACAAAGtagatatttattctttaggaataattttctttgagCTTCTTATACCATTTTTTACTGATATGGAAAGAATAGTTGCACTGTCAAATTTGAAAAACTCTATTTTTCCAAAAGATTTTgcagagaaatattttgctgAGGTGAGACAGTTCACagagtatattaattttactgttGTAACATTAAAACAGCATgtattatattgcaaataaaatataataaatctaattttatttgttacagtACAATTTGCTCAACATGATGTTGGATAAAGATCCTGCTAAACGACCTACAACTTTAGGTATTAAAGCAAGGCCACCtttgcaaaattatgaaatagtCAGATGTAATATAGATAAAGAGTCAAAGTTGCATTTTGAATTGCcacaattgattaaaaattcctCTACTAGTAGTAATAGTAACACTGAATCATCagagaatacaatttaaaaaaatgcaagttCCACAAATATTTTGGATATTCTTATtactgataaataaaattttatattatttttttatttattattttttcactaattTATCCATATTTGTATAGAATCAAATATGCAtgcaattacataaaatattttgtgttatataatcatattatatcaaaatattgtatatagagatgtaaatggaaaaaaactaaatgtctttttttttcatgaaatatggtttttatggaaaaaaaaacaaacctcgttttttttcaaaattttgtttttttttcatatacaatcTCTTACAAGCGACTTTCTCCATccatttgcaaaatataagaatgtaaacattttataaataaattcttttatatttttaactttttgaaactgaaaaaaaaataatttaaatagattattGAGATTTTTGTggttaaaatatcaaacataataatttaaataattttcataataaaatctaaacaaaattatttggatCGTGCCATGTTTGGTAGAGATTCAATGTcttaaaaatctcattaatctattaaaattatttttaaaaaaagataaataaaaaatataagacctttaatttcttattatattaataagaaatatgaagaaaattaaaatataaggaaaaaaaactaaatttgtttttttcaatatttttttctattaaaaagtttttttacatttctaataaaattttaacttgtcagtttacattaatttgtcaaatttgcttatatgtagtataaaatagaaatttagcaaaatggcAACTTAAGCAACAACACCTAAtcgtttcatattttataaaataagttctTAAAAACCATcaagaaatatcaattatatttattatattatttttgtaatatgaaCATTGAACAatgaaataatcttttctcAAATGTtacttgttaaaaatatataatgtaatgtataattttgttaatacaataattatatttaataattatatataaatgtactttaagaagttaataaaaataaatgaattaagaatgttttttaaatataaaactgtaaaaaaactgctataatttttctttattcattattaataaaaacttctCTTTTAAtgtgcatataataataacgataattaatttatatgtatattttacctttatatatggaaaaaaattttattttattacatatgccGCTTGTAACAACTTGAACCAATCAGGAGGAAAGGCGCTAAAGTTTCCTTGTCTTGATTCGTTAAGTTTACAATAGTAATTCGCGATTTACTGAACTATCTCACATTGGTGGATTTATCGACGCACATATTCATCGAATCGagatttttactttgtttAGCCAATCAATTCGATGAGGTCACACGGAACCGCCGAACGGTTCTCGAACAATTTGGCGCGAGAATTCAAAATCATTTGAAGTCATTAtgcaaatatgataaaaaaccgaaaattaatatttttcctttaaaatcACGTGAAAATGAGCGTTTAACATGATTATACGCATTGAGATTTTATCAAGACTTCTAAATGTatctatttgttttttaacttgtgtgtgtgtgtgtcagaatatgaagaataataatctctttcttattttatatatataataatatatatgtataagcaatttgttcatttttttaagttcttttttactaaaaaaaaaacaatgcaaAAACTAAACTGTTAAATTAGCCAGCTGAcctaaattattcaatttgatGCCGGATGCCAGATGCCGGTCTGGCGTGGTCTGGCGCGAATAGGCGCGATTgcgattatatgtatacgagGTGTTTCAATtagttattcaaataattataacgagCATTGAGTACGTATAATTTaacgtatattaatttaacatatcttttctacttaaaaaatacattcttttaatgattttaatattttctcgtgtaaatatatatatctattctctaatctaacctaacctaacttgtaatttattttttttttctaagcaattttatttgtcatacgtatattatatatgtatatttatatatatgtattatttttttatccctaattttaatattactttgtaTTGTACTTAAACTACATTAGCAAGTGCacatttttgcatattatttacaatgaaaGATTTAGAAGTAAAgaagtattttttcaataatcttttaaattttatacacttaTTACATATCTGAAATTAAGATTTgcattttacacatttatatatttgtttttttttcagtaataCATTTAGCAAATGAGAAATATAACGGTTACAGATATGGAgccattaaaaatacatttagatTCTTTAGAAATGGCTGGGAAAATGGtagataaacatattattgcAGACAGTAACTTTCcatctttaattaatcttatgcGATACAATGTGCaaggtaaattatatatctttaaaaaaacttgtagTCCTAAATAATAGTAACAAATTTGATTGTGATTGATATATCTTGCACATAGGTGGACCAACTGTTAGTGGCCTTGACGATCATGATTATCCTAATTTAAATGGTGCATCAATaagtttaacaaatattaatcaaatgaaGATACATAGCAAAATTCCCTTGCCTTCAGAAGTGATGGAGCATTTTGGTCGTatcctttttataaatatgcagaagaaatattttattatattttagatagataattttatataaatgttaatatttattattttttaaatatttctttctaatttaagtcttaacaaaaaaatatagatatgcaATGTCATTGCATGATGGGGCTTTTTACAGAAATTTCAAAAGCATGGCTCACAATTGACAGTGACATTTATCTATGGTCTTATGAAAATGAGTAagcattaatattttgaattttatataattgatatacatataagtttataaatttattattacaagtttataattttatatgcaaaattaaaataaaattttttctgtaaaattgtACAGGTCTGATGTCGCTTACTTTGATGGTTTAAATGAAACTATTATAAGCGTAGGTTTAGTAAAACCCAAGGCAGATATCTTTCAGAGTTATGTTAAATACTTGTTAATTCTTACAACTACTGTAGAAATAACTATTCTTGGTGTTACAATACTTGATGCTACAAaaggtaataatttataattctgcttagttttttttttctttttttatatttattttcttatatactttattttatgaattttattaagaatatgtattattcgtttttatttctatatccACAGAAGTGCAGTTAGTTCCAGAACCAATTTTTACTGTTACTACTGATGGAGTGGGAATCACTACAATTGCTAATACCAATAGTGGTAGAATCTTTCTCGGTGGTAGAAATGGATCActgtttgaaatatattatcaggttggatatttaattaatatcctaAAGACCAAGATATTGCAATGtatttaactattatatacttttatctttttttgtgTATTCAGGCAGAGAGCAGCTGGTTTGGTAaacgatgtaaaaaaataaatcattcagAAGGTCCATTATCGTTTTTAGTACCATCATTTGTTACTATGGCATTGTCAGAAGAAGAAGCTATAATACAGATATCTGTGGACGATtcgcgtaatattttatacactttaGGTGATAGAGGTACAATTACAGTTTGGGATATTAATAATGGTGGTGCATCTAGAATCACATCATTATCTCAAGCTTCTTTGGTACAAACTACTGTTAATGTTGTTAAGTaagtaatatcttttattgtaatattatatgaataattaaattattcagcaCAATACAAcacaatctttttctttcagaaCTTTGGATAGTAACAACTTTCGACCTCTTGTAAGCATATCGGCGATAACGGAATCTGAATCAGTACATCTAAATTTGGTTGTTGTTGCGGCGACAGGAACTCGTTTTTATTTCAGTTGTACTTCAGTTACAAATCCTTCAAGTAGACCACAAGgtttacaattaatacatGTTAGGTTACCACCAGGCTATGCTGCAAATGCTCCAGTAATGAGACCACGTAAAGTGCAAATGGCATATTATCGAAAAGGTAAATTGGTCAATCATAATATGTCAAGAATGAGTATTATCATTGGTAATGagatgaaataaattagataactagtttgaatatttttttaggaaCTCTTATTCTTGTTTGTGGTGGTGACACAGAAACTGCATGGTGTTTAAGTAATGATGCTTATccatttacaaattatttagcTGAAACTCAGAGTATCTTACCTCTCGATAGTCCAGCTTGGGCTATGGAAGAGATTATAAGAGATTCAGCTATACACATAGAAAAACAAAGCACTACTCAAGGTGAACCTCCACTTTTAGTGAGACAACACATGGAACCACCAAGAAAATTCATATTTCTGACAGCACAGGTATGTACTTACACACACAATACATACaggcatatatttttacatttatatatagacacaTACATAACACACactaaacattttatatatatattactttaataattttatttcagggggcgataattttaatgcaagtACGTCCTGTAGATATCCTAAGACAACTTCTTTTAGAGCAACGAGGACCTGATACTGAAGCAGTACGCGCATATTTTCAAACGCAATCTCTGGAACAAGCTTGTGCTACATGCTTAATTTTGGCAACACTTGAAAGTGTTCAAAATGCTCaggtataaaagtattttcttatatatttttatatataaaattatttatgttttgcaaaattcgtattaattatgttcagtatattttgtacttcttattattaataataattttatgataattacatTAGTTGTCAGAATGGGCGACCCGTGCATTCTTTCTATATGGTAGTCAAAGGATAGCTGGAATAGGCCCTGCAATTGATATGCATAGTGGTTTTCCTAGTATAAATCCAGGTATATATGCATTGACCTATACTGTGTAAAATTCAAATGTTtcatacacataaatatttgatttataattgacaacaatatttgataaatataatttaaaatcaattttaattgattttaatagcAGATTTACGCACATCTACGCCTAGAGTGCCACCCTTCGATTCTCGAGCCCAAGCCTTCCGATCTTCCGCACAAATAGGTCTCGGCACCACAGATATCGCCTTACAACATTTTTCTGCTAAACATAGTGGATTGTATCTGTATGTGGGAAGAATACTTCGTCCTATATGGAATATAAGATGTATAAAGCAGGAAatgataaataacaaaaatgtagTAAGTATATAATGCTgggaaaagaattatttttattatgtacattctatattataaaatttctcaaatttatttaaagaaaaaaacacttttttactaactaattttattgcttattgtataatgtacattttatttgtattaatatatttattgcactAATTACacaatttctcaaaataattttttcttagaatTAAATGCTCTTGTTTccacaattttaattctaaaaacaaCTTCTGTACTTATCTGATTTATCACTAtttctaaaactaaaattttttatttattatcatataacttaattataatttttaatatataattttatatatattattaattataaaaataaatatatcttttaattagtttggaaaattttgaattagactcgtgtatatattactattagttttatctttaatattaaaatatttaatattttgcattataatgaaattatataaagtttataaattgtaagtaTTACACTTATCTTTTCTAGATATCCAGTACAGTACCAGCAACACAAATAGCTTGGATTTTAGGTCATTTGCAAGCATTAAGaacttttttgaataaaaatacgcATATTACAAAACAGTATGTACTGtttaaatctttcaatatagtagtacataatattttaaattatagcaaAGATTAAAACTAAATGTGTTTATTCTAGACAAAGCACAAGCAGTAGAACATTAACAGATGGTTTTGAAACGACGATTCAAAGTCATTTTCAAGAACCGATCGtagaagaaagaaattcgTTGGATGCTTTAAAAGTTTTCATTACTCATGCCTGTGAGGTTTTGGGTTTATGGAAGATATTATGCGAGAatcgtttaaataatattatcaactgTTTATCGAAGGTTGTTACTACTtactttaaaactttttttttaaaaattagtttttttaattagttttaaaaatagagaaatacaattaagatgtatattgatatttttcaggATCAAATTGCTCAATTTTCTACAGCCACTTttagagatttaattttaataggcCATGAGATATCTTCTTTACTCATCATCCATTTGATTGATAGGTAAgagttaacaaaatatattaagaaatattataatgtttatgaataatatgttGTAGCTATCTTGGAGATAATGCATCAGTGGACTCTGTAAGCGCAAAATTAAGAGAAGTATGTCCCAATCTATACAGAACTGAAGATGCTGTTTGCTCCAAggtatcattttaaaattaacataatcaatatatatgtatatatgaatattatataatatataaatgtctttgtaaaaatttaggCAAACGAAATTCTTCTGAAAGCAAAAAATTGTACGAATCCTGAAGAAAAAGAATGCTATCTTAAAGCTGCTTTAAAGGTATATCATAAAGCATTATTTGCacaatatatagtttaatatgtgattttattcaataaatatgtttacagCTTTGTAAAGAGGTAGCACCCAGATTAAATTTGAGTGCCGTATGTCAGCAGTTTGTGGCATGCCAATTTTACACAGGAGTACTCGAATTGTGTATCTGTTGTGCAGAAAGGGTAGATCCTAATAATGCTGCTTCGCATTACTACAAAAACAATGAACCTATAGAAGATCAAGAAGGAAGTCTGGCTTTTGCAAAACGGTACTCGTTAACTCGTCAAAATGGTAGTACATATCCCTCCAAATAGCTGCCAagaatcttaataatttaattcatttttcatatttattacagtTCAGAAATTTATAAGGAATTCACCACAATGTTAGATCATTTGTATCATCAAAGCATTTCTAATCCTTTAACGCCAACCATACCAAGCAAACCTGGGCCTCCTCTGCAAACTGCATCCACTACTACAGTAACACCAGCGAAAAAAATAGTAAGAAACATTCGTGATatctctaattatataaaatataaatacttatataaaattaattttttttcttagttgCACGAGATAATTGGTGATGCGCTACAAGCACCTTGCGAGACACTTCACTCTTGTATTTATACTTGGATGATAGAGAGAGGACTTCACGGTGAATTAATTGCACTCGCTGCACCTTCACTGGAAACTTATCTCAATCGTGTTAATGCACCTGAATTACTCTGGCAGTTTTACGAAAGGAACAAGAATCACGCAGCCGCGGCAAAAATTTTGGATTCTTTAGCTAGCAAAGTCGGGTACGTACGCTTATCATTAGCATAGTACGGTTCTTTtgcgaaaataaaagaatcatTATTCATCTCGTACAGGTCGGAAATACCACTCTCAAAGAGAGTCGAATATTTGGCACGAGCAGTTGTATGCATGCGAAGTGATCAAACTGGATATGCTCCTTATCTTGGAGTTTTCTTACGTGAATTAGAAGATAAACTAGAAGTAGCTAGAATGCAGCAACAGGTATATTTCAAACTGTCAATTGTCATGAGTTCAAGTtaagatattttcaataatttctttttatatacaaatacaattattgaaaaataattcttgaaaAGAGGCATAAAGTGAAAAATCATTGAATCAAATATCCTGATCATTATCTTGAAACCTAAGCAAAATCTTTAttggaatattattaattaacatgtgtttgctttaaatatttaacagataCTTGATATTATAAGCAATCAGCAAAATCTGTTTGATTCTATAATAGTCACTGATGCAAAATTAAGACTAAATTCTTCATTGCTTGATATTACACAGGTttgtaattttgatatatagatatatatcatattttatcttcattttttgaaatagttttatatagaatgttaATTACAGTTGTATGAAGAATATGCAGAACCTTTACAACTTTGGGAATGCAAATTGGCTATAATTCATTGCTCAGGTCATCAAGATGACATGTTAATTAAAGGAATTTggacaaatataattgataatggTATACAagacaatattttacatatttacaacatTGCtgtttaatcttaataattttttcaaatcttttgTCTTTTATTCTTAATGACAGAATTAGAAAATGCAACGGAACCTTCAAATGAAGATAAAATGACCATTTTAatgagtaaaattaaattacttggTCAAGAATATATTGGATCACCGCATTGTTTCCCCGTtggtaattatatttcatatatatccgattattttttttattgaagtcTTATgtcaatatatctatattttttaatattttcttttacttatGCATTTTAGATTTTCTTGTAAAACAATTGGAAATAAAAGCATGTAAATACAAAGTATCTAACATTAGTATCATAACTGGGTTTTTGGAATTGGGAATAGCAATGGAAGATCTATTAGATATTTATGACAAGTAAGTATTCTagagaaatacaaatttttatatatatatatgttctcatgttgtaaaataacaaatatctaTCTTTAGAATGATTGGCAAGAATACCCGTACTTGGTTAAATGAAGGCAATGAATTTCACTTGATTGAATCGACAGCAAATTtggtaaattatttcataacaaATTCGaacataacaaataattttatcaggtAAGTGTCATCTGTAATGTGTAATTCGGTACTTTAACTTAGAGATCAAACttcagatttatataaatgaaaat
It encodes:
- the LOC140666956 gene encoding eukaryotic translation initiation factor 2-alpha kinase, with amino-acid sequence MSSSRVWQKICFYYLVFVTTNFFVFADDTIAETGHLTLCGQQSINTCSLIFVSTLDGKITALDVGNYGQKQWTLDFNDGPILSSSIHNINLRDNGQAVRFIPSLNGGLYKFDGETLESVPISTDEFLYSSFRYSDNLEFSGGKNLHIYGVSASTGRILYECKVKECKNNTVEEHLEYDILVIRRFQQTVRAIEPHTGNERWNFSVGEYNLKLERHVNDCSDTIPDVEIKAIISEGLIWAINKSNPTEKLWKYQFDVPIVSIWRKDTSKTFTNQEYLENKKQINHLKHIDLFDDSQWIWRSAYASSPSLYLGMHERQLYVQENPNLENSLDLFRKNVHIKHKKYFWQPHRAHVTALTSTFSNENNNNEVSDETSEAYNITALAVLHNAAHINGNGFFLYSTETEQLIDNELCNKNNIKDNITKNNINIDMKEYIIEKESNIPLRIMVWWKEILIILIATIILWNSIQYLLNGTITTMDAVHLPLIIERHIETKRHDSANDDSENASNFKSRYLMDFEPVDCLGKGGYGVVFEAKNKIDDCNYAIKRIGLPNSQDSRERVMREVKALAKLDHHNIVRYFNAWLECPPSGWQEEHDQQWVKQKFSSSTFPSEATQTETKPNDSVSIDISQTNLSSVDSACKAFKLNNIDDLDDSFIVFEKSDEKHHNNDAICINHRSTDCSSDLSFSSNEPEKELNMNYSSHSESIVFEETDNNIVVEEKKHKRQKSFSLNLHNKSNSHKSAKMFLYIQMQLCQRLSLREWLKQHTIRDSVRVLNIFQQIVDAVEYVHLQGLIHRDLKPSNIFFAFDDKIKIGDFGLVTAMTESSDGAHTPAAENENVTLKNSVHTAHVGTHLYMSPEQMNGQMYNYKVDIYSLGIIFFELLIPFFTDMERIVALSNLKNSIFPKDFAEKYFAEYNLLNMMLDKDPAKRPTTLGIKARPPLQNYEIVRCNIDKESKLHFELPQLIKNSSTSSNSNTESSENTI
- the Nup154 gene encoding nuclear pore complex protein Nup155 isoform X1, with the translated sequence MRNITVTDMEPLKIHLDSLEMAGKMVDKHIIADSNFPSLINLMRYNVQGGPTVSGLDDHDYPNLNGASISLTNINQMKIHSKIPLPSEVMEHFGHMQCHCMMGLFTEISKAWLTIDSDIYLWSYENESDVAYFDGLNETIISVGLVKPKADIFQSYVKYLLILTTTVEITILGVTILDATKEVQLVPEPIFTVTTDGVGITTIANTNSGRIFLGGRNGSLFEIYYQAESSWFGKRCKKINHSEGPLSFLVPSFVTMALSEEEAIIQISVDDSRNILYTLGDRGTITVWDINNGGASRITSLSQASLVQTTVNVVKTLDSNNFRPLVSISAITESESVHLNLVVVAATGTRFYFSCTSVTNPSSRPQGLQLIHVRLPPGYAANAPVMRPRKVQMAYYRKGTLILVCGGDTETAWCLSNDAYPFTNYLAETQSILPLDSPAWAMEEIIRDSAIHIEKQSTTQGEPPLLVRQHMEPPRKFIFLTAQGAIILMQVRPVDILRQLLLEQRGPDTEAVRAYFQTQSLEQACATCLILATLESVQNAQLSEWATRAFFLYGSQRIAGIGPAIDMHSGFPSINPADLRTSTPRVPPFDSRAQAFRSSAQIGLGTTDIALQHFSAKHSGLYLYVGRILRPIWNIRCIKQEMINNKNVISSTVPATQIAWILGHLQALRTFLNKNTHITKQQSTSSRTLTDGFETTIQSHFQEPIVEERNSLDALKVFITHACEVLGLWKILCENRLNNIINCLSKDQIAQFSTATFRDLILIGHEISSLLIIHLIDSYLGDNASVDSVSAKLREVCPNLYRTEDAVCSKANEILLKAKNCTNPEEKECYLKAALKLCKEVAPRLNLSAVCQQFVACQFYTGVLELCICCAERVDPNNAASHYYKNNEPIEDQEGSLAFAKRSEIYKEFTTMLDHLYHQSISNPLTPTIPSKPGPPLQTASTTTVTPAKKILHEIIGDALQAPCETLHSCIYTWMIERGLHGELIALAAPSLETYLNRVNAPELLWQFYERNKNHAAAAKILDSLASKVGSEIPLSKRVEYLARAVVCMRSDQTGYAPYLGVFLRELEDKLEVARMQQQILDIISNQQNLFDSIIVTDAKLRLNSSLLDITQLYEEYAEPLQLWECKLAIIHCSGHQDDMLIKGIWTNIIDNELENATEPSNEDKMTILMSKIKLLGQEYIGSPHCFPVDFLVKQLEIKACKYKVSNISIITGFLELGIAMEDLLDIYDKMIGKNTRTWLNEGNEFHLIESTANLVNYFITNSNITNNFIRRKIITKCQDVISKCLTTLFSKPNGGDLDKEITNLRSIQSILNRM
- the Nup154 gene encoding nuclear pore complex protein Nup155 isoform X2, with protein sequence MRNITVTDMEPLKIHLDSLEMAGKMVDKHIIADSNFPSLINLMRYNVQGGPTVSGLDDHDYPNLNGASISLTNINQMKIHSKIPLPSEVMEHFGHMQCHCMMGLFTEISKAWLTIDSDIYLWSYENESDVAYFDGLNETIISVGLVKPKADIFQSYVKYLLILTTTVEITILGVTILDATKEVQLVPEPIFTVTTDGVGITTIANTNSGRIFLGGRNGSLFEIYYQAESSWFGKRCKKINHSEGPLSFLVPSFVTMALSEEEAIIQISVDDSRNILYTLGDRGTITVWDINNGGASRITSLSQASLVQTTVNVVKTLDSNNFRPLVSISAITESESVHLNLVVVAATGTRFYFSCTSVTNPSSRPQGLQLIHVRLPPGYAANAPVMRPRKVQMAYYRKGTLILVCGGDTETAWCLSNDAYPFTNYLAETQSILPLDSPAWAMEEIIRDSAIHIEKQSTTQGEPPLLVRQHMEPPRKFIFLTAQGAIILMQVRPVDILRQLLLEQRGPDTEAVRAYFQTQSLEQACATCLILATLESVQNAQLSEWATRAFFLYGSQRIAGIGPAIDMHSGFPSINPDLRTSTPRVPPFDSRAQAFRSSAQIGLGTTDIALQHFSAKHSGLYLYVGRILRPIWNIRCIKQEMINNKNVISSTVPATQIAWILGHLQALRTFLNKNTHITKQQSTSSRTLTDGFETTIQSHFQEPIVEERNSLDALKVFITHACEVLGLWKILCENRLNNIINCLSKDQIAQFSTATFRDLILIGHEISSLLIIHLIDSYLGDNASVDSVSAKLREVCPNLYRTEDAVCSKANEILLKAKNCTNPEEKECYLKAALKLCKEVAPRLNLSAVCQQFVACQFYTGVLELCICCAERVDPNNAASHYYKNNEPIEDQEGSLAFAKRSEIYKEFTTMLDHLYHQSISNPLTPTIPSKPGPPLQTASTTTVTPAKKILHEIIGDALQAPCETLHSCIYTWMIERGLHGELIALAAPSLETYLNRVNAPELLWQFYERNKNHAAAAKILDSLASKVGSEIPLSKRVEYLARAVVCMRSDQTGYAPYLGVFLRELEDKLEVARMQQQILDIISNQQNLFDSIIVTDAKLRLNSSLLDITQLYEEYAEPLQLWECKLAIIHCSGHQDDMLIKGIWTNIIDNELENATEPSNEDKMTILMSKIKLLGQEYIGSPHCFPVDFLVKQLEIKACKYKVSNISIITGFLELGIAMEDLLDIYDKMIGKNTRTWLNEGNEFHLIESTANLVNYFITNSNITNNFIRRKIITKCQDVISKCLTTLFSKPNGGDLDKEITNLRSIQSILNRM